The Bordetella sp. FB-8 genome includes a window with the following:
- a CDS encoding 3-hydroxyacyl-CoA dehydrogenase codes for MQDIRILGIVGAGAMGRGIAQIAAQAGVRVRLFDANGDAVAGAREMLRQTWDKLVQKGKLSAADAQAALARIEPAAALQDLADCQAVVEAIVERLDVKREVFAKLESIVAADCILASNTSSLSITAIATACNRPARVVGYHFFNPVPLMKVVEVIDGLRSDPAVGDALTALARRMGHTPVRAKDMPGFVVNHAGRGMLIEGLRAAQEAVAGFDQIDAVMREQAGFRMGPFELLDLTGLDVSHPVMESIYQQFYDEPRYRPSPITAVRHVGGMLGRKTGTGFYHYVDGQKQVPAEPAAPALPAGLKVWVSRHSAQGCARATALLSGLGVTVCEKPEADALFIVTPYGQDIATCVTQQGLDAARTVGLDTLHEFTPGRRRTLMLSPATQPAWRDAAHALLACDGTPVSVIADSAGFIAQRIVAYIVNIACDIAQQRIATPEDIDRAVTLGLGYPMGPLALGDALGAHRIMEILVNMQRGTGDMRYRPSLWLQRRVQLQMSLLAQAAA; via the coding sequence ATGCAAGACATTCGAATTCTTGGCATTGTCGGCGCCGGCGCCATGGGACGCGGCATTGCACAGATCGCCGCGCAGGCCGGCGTGCGCGTCAGGCTGTTCGATGCCAATGGCGACGCCGTGGCCGGCGCGCGCGAAATGCTGCGTCAGACTTGGGACAAGCTGGTGCAAAAGGGCAAGTTAAGCGCGGCAGATGCTCAGGCTGCGTTGGCCCGCATCGAGCCGGCCGCTGCGCTGCAGGACCTGGCCGACTGCCAAGCTGTGGTCGAGGCCATTGTCGAGCGGTTGGACGTCAAGCGCGAGGTGTTCGCCAAGCTCGAATCCATCGTGGCGGCCGATTGCATCCTGGCGTCGAACACGTCCTCGCTGTCCATCACGGCCATCGCCACGGCCTGCAATCGTCCCGCGCGCGTCGTCGGCTACCACTTCTTTAACCCCGTGCCGCTGATGAAAGTGGTCGAGGTGATCGACGGCCTGCGCAGCGACCCGGCCGTGGGCGATGCGTTGACAGCGCTTGCGCGCCGCATGGGCCACACCCCTGTGCGCGCCAAGGACATGCCCGGCTTCGTCGTCAACCACGCGGGCCGCGGCATGCTCATCGAAGGGTTGCGCGCGGCGCAGGAGGCCGTGGCCGGCTTCGACCAGATCGACGCGGTCATGCGCGAGCAGGCGGGTTTTCGCATGGGGCCTTTCGAGCTGCTGGACCTGACCGGCCTGGATGTCTCGCATCCTGTGATGGAGTCGATCTATCAACAGTTCTACGACGAGCCGCGCTACCGGCCCTCGCCCATTACCGCCGTGCGGCATGTGGGCGGGATGCTGGGCCGCAAGACGGGCACGGGCTTCTATCACTACGTCGACGGCCAGAAGCAGGTGCCGGCCGAACCCGCCGCGCCCGCATTGCCGGCAGGCTTGAAGGTATGGGTGAGCCGCCACAGCGCGCAAGGCTGTGCAAGGGCCACGGCGCTGCTTTCGGGCCTGGGCGTCACGGTCTGCGAAAAGCCCGAGGCGGACGCGCTTTTCATCGTTACGCCTTACGGCCAGGACATCGCCACTTGCGTCACGCAGCAGGGCCTGGATGCTGCGCGCACAGTGGGCCTGGACACGCTGCATGAGTTCACTCCCGGCCGCCGGCGCACGCTGATGCTGTCGCCGGCCACGCAGCCGGCCTGGCGCGACGCGGCGCATGCGCTGCTGGCCTGCGACGGCACACCCGTGAGCGTGATCGCCGATTCGGCGGGCTTCATCGCCCAGCGCATCGTCGCGTATATCGTCAACATCGCGTGCGACATCGCGCAGCAGCGCATCGCCACGCCCGAGGATATCGATCGCGCCGTCACGTTGGGCCTGGGCTATCCCATGGGTCCGCTTGCGTTGGGCGACGCTCTGGGCGCGCACCGCATCATGGAGATCCTGGTGAATATGCAGCGCGGCACCGGCGACATGCGCTATCGCCCCAGCCTATGGCTGCAACGCCGCGTGCAGCTGCAGATGTCCTTGCTGGCGCAGGCGGCGGCATAG
- a CDS encoding NAD-dependent succinate-semialdehyde dehydrogenase has translation MSSKLDLKRPDLLRDACYIDGQWVKGSASFPVVNPATGQTIVSVPMLGRKQTEQAIASAKAAQTQWAARTAKERAAVMLKWAQLMLANQQDLAVIMTAEQGKPLPEAIGEIAYAASFLEWFGEQAKRIDGDVLQSPKSGQRLMTLKQAIGVTAAITPWNFPSAMITRKAGPALAAGCAMVLKPAEQTPLSALALAVLAEEAGVPKGVFHVITGDAPEIGGALCDSDTVRKLSFTGSTEIGRLLMKQCAPTVKKLSLELGGNAPFLVFDDADPDAAVEGILASKYRNAGQTCVCANRIYIQSGIYEEIVKRLTEKVQDTLKVGNGFTAGVNQGPLIDEAAIAKVKEHIADATAKGAKVVTGGRPHALGGTFFEPTILRDVTQAMKVATEETFGPVAPLFKFETEQDALRMANDTIFGLAAYLYTRDYARVWRVSEALEYGIVGINTGIISNEVGPFGGVKQSGLGREGSKYGIEDYVEIKYLCIDLGT, from the coding sequence ATGTCATCCAAGCTCGATCTCAAACGCCCGGACCTGCTGCGCGACGCCTGCTATATCGACGGGCAGTGGGTCAAGGGCAGCGCCAGCTTTCCCGTGGTCAATCCGGCTACCGGCCAAACCATCGTATCGGTGCCCATGCTGGGCCGCAAGCAAACCGAACAGGCCATCGCCAGCGCCAAGGCCGCTCAGACGCAGTGGGCCGCCAGGACGGCCAAGGAGCGCGCCGCCGTCATGCTCAAGTGGGCCCAGCTCATGCTGGCCAACCAGCAGGACCTGGCGGTCATCATGACCGCGGAACAGGGCAAGCCCCTGCCCGAGGCCATCGGCGAAATCGCCTATGCCGCCTCGTTCCTGGAGTGGTTCGGCGAACAAGCCAAACGCATCGACGGCGACGTGCTGCAAAGCCCGAAATCCGGCCAACGCTTGATGACGCTCAAGCAAGCCATCGGCGTCACCGCTGCCATAACGCCCTGGAATTTTCCCTCTGCAATGATCACGCGCAAGGCCGGCCCGGCATTGGCCGCCGGCTGCGCCATGGTACTCAAGCCGGCCGAGCAGACGCCGCTGTCAGCCCTGGCCCTGGCCGTGCTGGCCGAAGAGGCCGGTGTGCCCAAGGGCGTTTTCCATGTCATCACGGGCGACGCGCCCGAGATCGGCGGCGCGCTGTGCGACAGCGACACGGTGCGCAAGCTCAGCTTTACCGGCTCGACCGAAATAGGCCGCCTGCTGATGAAGCAATGCGCCCCCACCGTCAAGAAACTATCGCTGGAACTGGGCGGTAATGCGCCCTTTCTGGTGTTCGACGATGCCGATCCCGATGCCGCCGTCGAAGGCATACTCGCGTCGAAGTATCGCAATGCCGGCCAGACCTGCGTCTGCGCCAATCGCATCTACATCCAGTCGGGCATCTACGAAGAGATCGTCAAGCGCCTGACCGAGAAAGTCCAGGACACGCTCAAGGTGGGCAATGGCTTTACGGCCGGCGTCAACCAGGGGCCGCTGATCGACGAGGCGGCCATCGCAAAGGTCAAGGAACACATCGCCGATGCCACGGCCAAGGGGGCCAAGGTGGTCACGGGCGGCAGGCCCCATGCGCTGGGCGGGACGTTCTTCGAGCCGACCATCTTGCGCGATGTGACGCAGGCCATGAAAGTGGCGACCGAGGAGACTTTCGGCCCGGTTGCGCCGCTGTTCAAGTTCGAGACCGAGCAAGACGCGCTGCGAATGGCCAACGACACGATCTTCGGACTGGCCGCCTATCTATACACGCGCGACTACGCGCGGGTCTGGCGGGTCTCGGAAGCGCTCGAATATGGCATCGTCGGGATCAACACCGGCATCATCTCGAACGAAGTGGGACCCTTCGGCGGAGTAAAGCAGTCCGGCTTGGGACGCGAAGGATCCAAGTACGGGATCGAAGACTATGTCGAGATCAAGTACTTGTGCATCGATCTGGGAACGTAG
- a CDS encoding CaiB/BaiF CoA-transferase family protein gives MSAQSTPPRPAPLTGIRVLDLTRVLAGPWCTQNLADLGAEVIKIERPGAGDDTRAWGPPYLKDLDGNLTSEAAYYLSANRNKLSVTVDIASESGADVVRELARQSDILVENFKVGGLRKYGLDYESLREINPRLIYCSVTGFGQTGPYANRPGYDFMIQGMGGLMSITGERDDLPGGGPQKAGVAVADLMTGMYSAVGILAALIERGNSGLGQHIDMALLDCQVAMLANQNLNYMTSGKAPRRAGNAHQNLVPYQVFAAADGHLIVAVGNDSQFRNYCRVIGMNELAEDPRFATNPQRVVNREVLVPMLAERMKAAARDTWLAELEAAGVPAGPINSLDQVYQDPQVQARSMRLELPHPTAGLAPIAASPLRLSGSPVRYERPAPTLGQHTRQVLGERLGLSDAQIEALSVPAN, from the coding sequence ATGTCCGCGCAATCCACGCCACCCCGTCCCGCACCGCTTACCGGCATTCGCGTTCTCGATCTGACCCGCGTACTCGCGGGGCCCTGGTGCACACAGAACCTGGCCGACCTGGGTGCCGAGGTCATCAAGATCGAGCGTCCGGGAGCGGGCGACGATACGCGCGCCTGGGGGCCGCCCTACCTGAAGGACCTGGACGGCAACCTCACCAGCGAAGCCGCCTATTACCTGTCTGCCAATCGCAACAAGCTGTCGGTGACGGTCGACATCGCCAGCGAGAGCGGCGCCGACGTCGTGCGCGAACTGGCCCGCCAGAGCGACATTCTCGTCGAGAACTTCAAGGTGGGGGGGCTGCGCAAATACGGGTTGGACTATGAAAGCCTGCGCGAGATCAATCCGCGGCTCATTTACTGTTCGGTGACAGGCTTCGGCCAGACTGGTCCCTATGCCAACCGGCCCGGCTACGATTTCATGATCCAGGGCATGGGTGGGCTGATGAGCATCACCGGCGAGCGCGACGATCTGCCGGGCGGCGGTCCGCAGAAGGCTGGCGTGGCCGTAGCCGACCTGATGACCGGCATGTATTCCGCAGTGGGCATTCTGGCCGCGCTGATCGAACGTGGCAACAGCGGCCTGGGCCAGCATATCGACATGGCCTTGCTCGATTGTCAGGTGGCCATGCTGGCCAACCAGAATCTCAATTACATGACCTCGGGCAAGGCGCCGCGTCGTGCGGGCAACGCGCACCAGAACCTGGTGCCCTACCAAGTGTTCGCGGCCGCCGACGGCCATCTTATCGTGGCCGTGGGCAACGACAGCCAGTTTCGCAACTATTGCCGCGTGATCGGCATGAACGAACTGGCCGAGGATCCGCGCTTTGCCACTAACCCACAGCGGGTGGTCAATCGCGAGGTTCTGGTGCCCATGCTGGCCGAGCGCATGAAGGCCGCCGCGCGCGACACGTGGCTGGCCGAGCTCGAAGCCGCAGGCGTGCCGGCAGGTCCCATCAATAGCCTGGACCAGGTCTATCAGGACCCGCAGGTGCAGGCGCGCAGCATGAGGCTGGAGCTGCCGCATCCGACGGCCGGCCTGGCGCCCATCGCGGCCAGTCCGCTCAGGTTGTCGGGCAGCCCGGTGCGCTACGAGCGACCCGCGCCCACGCTGGGTCAGCACACGCGGCAGGTGCTGGGCGAGCGGCTGGGCTTGTCCGATGCACAGATCGAAGCGCTGTCCGTACCTGCGAACTGA